One genomic segment of Clostridium estertheticum subsp. estertheticum includes these proteins:
- a CDS encoding deoxycytidylate deaminase, with product MERIDKHNYYLDICETISERGTCLRRNFAAIIVKNDEIMSTGYSGAPRGRKNCCDLGVCRREELKVPRGTRYELCRSVHAEQNAIISSRRSDMLGATLYLVGKEVSSGELVENASPCSLCKRFIINAGIEKIIIRDDKIQYKIVFVQEWIENDDSIQGDGGY from the coding sequence ATGGAAAGAATCGACAAGCATAATTATTATTTGGATATATGCGAAACAATATCTGAGCGAGGAACTTGTTTACGTAGGAATTTTGCAGCTATTATAGTAAAAAATGATGAAATTATGTCTACCGGATATTCGGGAGCACCTAGAGGAAGAAAAAATTGTTGTGATTTAGGCGTATGTAGAAGAGAAGAACTTAAAGTTCCAAGAGGGACAAGATATGAGCTTTGCAGATCAGTACATGCAGAGCAGAATGCAATTATATCATCAAGACGAAGCGATATGTTAGGAGCAACGCTTTATTTGGTAGGTAAAGAGGTAAGTAGCGGTGAATTGGTTGAAAATGCATCTCCATGTTCTTTATGCAAAAGATTTATAATTAATGCAGGTATAGAGAAAATAATAATTAGAGACGATAAAATACAATATAAGATAGTATTTGTACAGGAATGGATAGAAAACGATGACTCAATTCAAGGTGATGGTGGATATTAA